Sequence from the Scyliorhinus canicula chromosome 7, sScyCan1.1, whole genome shotgun sequence genome:
GTACAAACTTTTCATGAAATTAACTGAATTATTTTTTATTCTAAACAGGTGACCGGGTTATTGCCACGATTACAAAATCAAGTTGATGTATTAATATTTAACCCACCCTATGTGGTGACTCCCTCAGAAGAAGTAAGTATATTTTCTTCAGTAACAATTTAACTTTCTAAACGCAGACGGACTTTTTTGTGTAACATTGTTCCAGTGCCCAGTCTATACTGAAGTAGTTAATTTCCAGAAATATTCAAAAACAAGTTCTAACCCAAGAAAAAATCTCAGTTGTGTTCAACCAAATTAAATCCTAGCAGTTAAAAGAATCACTTGAATAATGTGTCAGTCTCTATCCGGTTGCCATTAAAGCAAAtactaatcatagaattcctaaagaaggaagccattcaactcatcaggtctgcaccgaccctccaaaagagcaccctacctggcccCAATCCTCTACCTCTTCCCCGTGTTGGTGGTTCAGTCCcacccaacagcgtcgccaaaaCTGTGGtcatttctatttatcttagtgaaccacaaggccttcccttatattgatcaaatgaccatacaaccagttagttagttcaaaagattgtttatttacatacacaaggagttacctcaacatgcaaacacaatatctactaagagttaaactacacctatcagctacaataacctatacttaacttcagggtgaccggcactctGCAAATGGATAGgccctttatctggatttcacttggctggttcgaagaaagcaaCTCTGtatctgctgggctcatccgtcaggtagcgattgttggtcttgaacttagctggctgttcctgctgcaattgggttggacaggccagatacaaaagagaccgaACACacggctgtgctctcttttatccctctgggatttcgcgctctttggggcggtccttaaccttggacccaatagttcgacaggactCTGATCATTCTCTTTGATTTTGGCcattaaaggggtgggtgccttggtagctggacgggtccttagcggtcttTGACCTTGGCAGTACGGCTTTCTGAGTaatgggagtggcgccgatcagtctgtggctgtactggttgattgattggagttctattgtcgtGGGAAAACgggtcattaaaatgcaaatgagcgggggtttcgatcaggtctggttacctgtgtttcagatacacataggctctgtatctgtcttgagtcctgggttggccataattcccatagtcctttgcaggtggctatCTTGGATGGCGACATCCGCAACCCTGTAACCAAActgcatctttggacacgaaggggcaattttagcatggccaatccacctaacctgcacatatttggactgtgggaggaagctggagcacccagagaaagctcacgtagacatggggagaaagtgcaaactccaggcagacagtcacccaaggtcggaatcgaacacaggtccttggctctgtgaggcagtagtgctaaccagtgtacCATCTTTCTTGTTCCTAAATGTTGGTCTTGGTGCAAAAATGGCATACGGGAATATTATTCACAGCAGGTCATGAGCATGGACCCACCTCTTTCAACCATGTTGGCATAGGTGCTGGCAAAGTAGAGTTGAAAATATCTACAAAATGCTAACGGCAAATGCTGCCATTTGAGGCCAGTATCATAAAGTCTTTTGGAGATCCGTCATGTCATGCTGGTGGTTTCAAAACATTGGGATGCACTTGTTCCTCTATCTGGCTTGAAAGCTTTTGTCATAAACATATCCTTTTGGTATCTGTATCCTCCCTTAATAACTGTCTGTTTTCAAAGCTATTGAAAATTTCATGCTTCCACTACCCAGCCTAGGTATTTGAGTTGTTGATGTGTTTCAATTCATTTGTGGAGGGAAAGGAAAGTGCTTTTGACCCTCAAATGGTGAATTGTGTTATTTTTCTCAGGTAGGTAGCCACGGCATAGAGGCATCTTGGGCTGGTGGTGAAAGAGGTCGTGAAGTTATGGATCGGCTGTTACCTCAGGTCTCATCCCTCTTGTCCAGTCACGGATTCTTTTATCTGgttacaattcaagaaaataaccCAGGTGAGACAATATGACTCCTAGTTAATAATGGCCAGGTATTGTGGAAAGCAAAGATGGGGAAAGGTTCTCAGCACATTAAATCTCTTAGATCATTGATTGTGTCAGTCTTCTCTTCAACTGAATGGAAAGTGGATATTTGCTGTTTTTTATTCTTGAACAGTACCTTTTTAAAGCTCAGTGAGTAGATAGCAAGGAAATGCCATGGGCTGTGGTGGGGGGAATCTCGTggagaaaaaaacccaaaaataATTTCTCTCTTGATGATTCTCCGCAAGTTACCAGTGATCAGATGAAGATTAATGATCTGCCTGTCATCTTGAGTAGAAAATTATGTTTTCTACAAAGGGAGGTTCTAAAGAAGGGGATGAAAAGGGTTTATATTTATTGTGGTTTGTGGTGTATTTTTTGTTTGCTTGTGTTTACGATAGTGAATACTGATAACCACAACAGGGAGTTGGCCAGGAGGAGTTGCAGATCGAGCTAGCTAAATCGTTTGAGATATTATCAGTGGGTTTAGCTTCCTCTCATTGGGTCCTGTGTCTATTTTTttgctttttattcattcatctgtggatgctgctggctgggtcagcgtttattgcccttgaactgagtggcgtttcagagggcattttgttTTAAGGATCAACCGCATCACCAAGCCAGTTATTCACAATGTGGCATTAACCCACccttgaaacaaatatgttgatGTCATCAACAGAATGGGTGATGTCTGTGGGATTCTCAAGTTTATATTGAGTGTTTGAGTATGTATTCTGGTCTGGTCatagcgtgccccccccccccccccccccccccaacaccgtttTTGAGAGAACTGCTCAGCTAACAACACCCAGATTTCTGCTTAAGCCAAACAAGAGTTCGCAATCAGGAGGTATGCATTTGTTCCCCCTCAGTAATTCTTCTCTTTCCTCAGTGGAAACTTTCTTCCAGTGCTGCAGCTGAaaacagaatcgatgggccagtGTTGGGGGGATGGTTTAGGTGGGGGAAAGACAATAATTTCATGTTTCATTATactgcagtattttttttttttagatttttgCATTAATTATTTATGGTTTTGGGAATGAAATCCGAACTGACTTGCCTCCTAGTTTCAAATTTCTTCATTAGCTGGAATGAGGTGTGGGATAATGATGGATGGTAATCTTGTTTCACTGCTATTGTAACAATGGGACAAAATTCCAAGCATTGGTGTTCTGCCTCTACTTTGATGGAAATCAGTTAACTCTGCACAAAACAGGGAAACCTATAAACTTGTGTGGTTCATATAGAACACAGAatttagaatttatagtgcagaagaaggccattcggcccatcgagtctgcactggctcttggaaagagcaccgtacttaagcccacaccgccaccctatcccagtaaccccacctaacctttttttggacaccatgggcaatttatcatggcccatccacctaacctgcacacctttgaactgtgggaggaaaccggagcacctggaggaaacctacgcagacacggggagaatgcgcagactctgcacagagagtgacccaagccgggaatcaaaccaagctgggaccctggagctgtgaagcaacaatgctaaccactgtgctgccatgctgcccaagttCAGTTGCTGCTTTAATAAGATGAGGCATTGGGAATGCACATATCTGACACTAAAGGGAAGTGCTGATAGTAATACTCTTTAGTTTAAGCCTTAGTCATGTCCATTAGAATTAATAATACATACTTTGGGAAAATGTTGACACCATCTTTCGGTTCTAATTGTGTAGAATGAAGTGATGGGAAtagtaaataaatatttttaacacAATGCTTTTTCAATTTACATACCACATCTGAATGTCAATATTTCTTCATGACACatgaaaaatgtatttaaatgtttCTCACTTCCGAATGCAAGGTCTTTAATTATTCATTTATGCAGCAGAAATGCTTCTTTTTTAAATACTAAAAACACTTTGTGTCCTTTTACAGAGGAGATAATGCAGTCACTGAAGAGCTCTAGTTTGCAAGGGACTGTGCTTATTTCAAGGCAAGCTGGGAGGGAACACCTTTCAGTGCTCAAGTTTTGGAAAACCTGATTGTTGGATTCCAATTACCTCAATGTTATGCAGCTCTTGAAAAGCTGCGACCCTGAAGAGGAGAGGCAGCTCTATCTACCGCTTCCTTTATAACTGGAGAATCGAGCTGGGCAGTTTTGGATTGATGTAATCCAATTGAAAATACTATGGAAAGCCCGGAATATTTTCTGTGAAAAACTGGGGAGATGGTTCAGTATTCTAAATTTAACACAAAACCACTGCAGGAGACCTGTAACTGAGAAAAAAACTCTGGCAGGTCTTGAAAGATCAGGAGTCAATTATTTTATACCGAAGATTGCATAAATCAAAATAATAAGTGAAATACCTTTAAAACTACCTGAGTTCACCATATTACAGAATGCCGTTCTGCGTGGTTCAAATTCCGAACAGTAAAGGGAAATAAAAAGATGCAATCAAACTATATACTGAAGTTAACCTTGTGATATTTGACAGAATACTTCAGAAAATCTGAGATCTGATACAAAAACAGAACAAGCTCAACAGCTCTCCCTCTCCGTGGGCGTGCTTTAATGTAGCTGACATTCTGTCCCTCATCCTGTTCTTTGGCTTCCCAGGAAGCTATTTTGTCACGTATTTTTTAGGCAGCAACTGGGAGATTTCTTCTCTTGTATCTTCAGTGCCTGCGCATGTGCTGCCGTCGGCGCACTCATCGACAATGGTCTGGAGCCAAAGAGTCACTCAAGCCTGTCCGCTGAAAGAAAGCTACATTTGCAAAGCCTGGTGGAGCAGTAGAGTTCAGCAGCTTAGGGAGGGGGAAGAATAGCAGAGCAATGGAGCAACGGACTCCGAATCTGgaaaggtgcgggggggggggagcccaagTTTCCTCGGAGTTTGGCAGGCCCAGTggaggagagggagacagagtaGTGCTGTCAGAACCTTAGGGTGGCTGCAAGACCCAGTGAGGAGGGGGAGTCCTGAGTCCTGtcagaaacctggggcgggattctcccttctggggactaagtccccacgctctCCGGAAAACCGgcaagaatcactctggactttttcctcgaaggtccagggtgattctccgtttaccAGGGGGCAAGAAGAGCCCCGGCGTgcgtcccacagctctggctgccggcggggccctgctagccacaCCGCGTCCGCAAGCTTGTCCGCGTATTTGTGCGGCGGGCCACCTTGGTGCGGGCAACGCCTTCATGGCGTAGCCACACAGTGGGCCAgcgcggaggaaggtaggtccctcctAGATCGCGATTGCCCGTCGATTGGTGTCCCCCAATCGTGGGTCTGGCCACTGCTGAGGCCCTCCCTGGAGTCAGATAACCCCTGCCCCGCACCAGGATCGTGGCCGCTGGTCCGAGCTCCTGgcgggtggtaccac
This genomic interval carries:
- the n6amt1 gene encoding methyltransferase N6AMT1 isoform X6, giving the protein MGEGRVSVGRCRRMFSTPLSSHVGHGEFTDVYDPAEDTFLLMDALEKDVNEIKKLSCTDINPLAAACSVESAKSNGVNIQPIITDLVTGLLPRLQNQVDVLIFNPPYVVTPSEEVGSHGIEASWAGGERGREVMDRLLPQVSSLLSSHGFFYLVTIQENNPEEIMQSLKSSSLQGTVLISRQAGREHLSVLKFWKT
- the n6amt1 gene encoding methyltransferase N6AMT1 isoform X5, whose translation is MFSTPLSSHVGHGEFTDVYDPAEDTFLLMDALEKDVNEIKKLSPRICLEVGAGSGVVSVFLASIVGPSSFYLCTDINPLAAACSVESAKSNGVNIQPIITDLVTGLLPRLQNQVDVLIFNPPYVVTPSEEVGSHGIEASWAGGERGREVMDRLLPQVSSLLSSHGFFYLVTIQENNPEEIMQSLKSSSLQGTVLISRQAGREHLSVLKFWKT
- the n6amt1 gene encoding methyltransferase N6AMT1 isoform X4, giving the protein MMFSTPLSSHVGHGEFTDVYDPAEDTFLLMDALEKDVNEIKKLSPRICLEVGAGSGVVSVFLASIVGPSSFYLCTDINPLAAACSVESAKSNGVNIQPIITDLVTGLLPRLQNQVDVLIFNPPYVVTPSEEVGSHGIEASWAGGERGREVMDRLLPQVSSLLSSHGFFYLVTIQENNPEEIMQSLKSSSLQGTVLISRQAGREHLSVLKFWKT
- the n6amt1 gene encoding methyltransferase N6AMT1 isoform X2 — its product is MCCCQLQTRGSELNNTAKGLSDGMFSTPLSSHVGHGEFTDVYDPAEDTFLLMDALEKDVNEIKKLSCTDINPLAAACSVESAKSNGVNIQPIITDLVTGLLPRLQNQVDVLIFNPPYVVTPSEEVGSHGIEASWAGGERGREVMDRLLPQVSSLLSSHGFFYLVTIQENNPEEIMQSLKSSSLQGTVLISRQAGREHLSVLKFWKT
- the n6amt1 gene encoding methyltransferase N6AMT1 isoform X7, whose translation is MFSTPLSSHVGHGEFTDVYDPAEDTFLLMDALEKDVNEIKKLSCTDINPLAAACSVESAKSNGVNIQPIITDLVTGLLPRLQNQVDVLIFNPPYVVTPSEEVGSHGIEASWAGGERGREVMDRLLPQVSSLLSSHGFFYLVTIQENNPEEIMQSLKSSSLQGTVLISRQAGREHLSVLKFWKT